The following nucleotide sequence is from Stigmatopora argus isolate UIUO_Sarg chromosome 18, RoL_Sarg_1.0, whole genome shotgun sequence.
gtttagtttgGTTTGACACGTTTTAACGTGGTTACCAAGCTAGTTTACAATAAATTACACGTTTGTTAACGCTTCCTTTTTGCGGCAACTACTTAACGACATGGACGTTTTACGTCCTCCTCTAATCAATATAAATGGAAGAATATACCGAAAAAATTTCATTCGAGAAGAACAATATGAGGCGGAAGAAGAGGACTTCTCCTACATGGAACCACCTggtaaaattagttttttttctctctcccaaTATTGGCATTAGTGACTAAGCTTGAGAAAGTGAACTTGTAATACACATTTCTTACTGTAGAAATGAAAGTGATACTAAAAATGGCTGTTTGCGTTTCCAAAAGTGTCGATGATTTTTCGTGTTCTAGAAAGCGAAGAGTTGGAAGCAGAAACTTCTGATACTCATTTCTTTGAAAAGATTGACAATGGATTCCGTTGTGCCATCGACGTGCCAGCTTTCGTTTATAAGTGAGTCATCCAAAAGTAGGAAAATcctgttctgtttttttaaacctccaTTTGCTTCTTGTTTGCCTCACAGGTACATCATTGGAAAAAAGGGAGAAACTCGTAAACGTCTTGAGTCCGAGACTAAGACGACCATTAACATCCCCAAGCACGGAGTGGAAGGACAGATAGGTACAAATCTTGTGGTAGAGTCAATGGAAATTCCTCTCCATTTACAGTAGAATACTTTTTAGAGATCTATATGAAGCTTTAAATTCATTTCCATAATTCTGGTCATTTCCGGCAGTCGTAACTGGAACGCACAAATCCGCCGTGTCTTCCGCCATCACGAGAATCGAGCTGCTCGTCGACAACTTCCGGAAGAAACAGCCGTTCACCCACTTTCTATCCTTCCCTCTCAACGACCCCAAAATACAAGAGGGGTTCTTGAGGTTTAAAGATGAGGTCTTAGAGCAACATTCACAGGTAAAATCAGGATATTGAGCATCTGAAAAGTACTCGCACCTTTCATATTTCAATGCCTTGagccttctattttttttctttgaatgcgCAGGACCACGGACTCGATGAAAGCATCTTTCAGAACCCAGCAAAACTGCATATGACCATCGGCACCCTCACGCTACTGAGCGCTTCGGAAGTGAGGAAAGCGCGCGAGCACCTGCAGGATTGTCAAAACTTCATCAGGtttgatattggattggataacttttattcatcccgtatttgggaaatttcgttgtcacagtagcaagggggtgaggatggagaaataggaaaggcattttagacataaatagataggtaataagtgggttaataaataaatacatgaataaatatataaataaataagcgtgttgctgaaatatatatacacacacacacacacacacatatatatatatgtacagggtgacccaaaaagatgcgtacccatgaaaatttcaattgtgactttgattaaaaagctatttatttcaaattacaaccacacattattcagtttatggaagaccattcaccagagtttcagctatttctgtcaagttttagtcaatttatggctttcccaagatgtgttccaaatgtccaccattccgttgcaagcacacctgtactcgtctgacaaagttgtcaatcacttttacacaactatagctgaaaacgatcatccataggttcacctttcacgtcctgcaacagaaaagacattcgttaaaaaatggattttttatcgaataaaatatgggtacgcatctttttgggtcaccctgtatatatataaacatatatatatataagcacacatatacatacatatagatgtacattcatgcatacggtaggtcttaacacagccatttttttgttaaagagcctgacagctgatgggaggaggAATCTGCGGAAGTGCTCCTTCCTGCATGTCGAACCTGTTACACTGTGTTTAAATAGAGAAATATCAAGTCTTTAGTTGTTATATTTTTCTGTCAGGAACATCACAGGAGGCAAGCCTCTGCCTTTACAAGTTGCGGGGATCGAATATATGAACGATGACCCCGCCATGGTGGACGTCCTGTACGCCAAAGTCAACACGAAAGACGGCTCTGATAAGTAATAGATGGTTTGGGTTGAGTTTTATTGGACGGCGTTCACCCGTTGCGCTGGTGCCGCAGGTTGCAGGTGATTGCCGATCGCCTGGTGGAGTATTTTGTCGTGGCGGAACAGATGACGAGGGAGTGGGACAGAGTCAAGCTGCACGGCACTGTGATCAACACCCTCTTCAGGAAGGGCGCCCCAGGTAATAATGGCGGCATCTTCGGGCATGGTTTGACAAtggaaatatttgatttttggcTTTTGGGATTTTGCCGTGGCAGATTATTTCATTGTTGCCAATAcggttttaattttaaaaataattgtgagTACCGTTTTATAAAAaactataagttgcacctgaatataagacaTGCAACCCAAAgaatgcagaaaaaaagggtaaaaaaaaatagaaaagtcgCACTGAggtataaattgtatttttagtgGGTCGTTTTTAatggatcagaaaccaagaatgcACATGATACAAAATTAATAGTAAGATAGGGAAAACAACGGAcgaaataggcacctgttaatgtcACATATGAACTTTTTGGGGATAACTTTagccgaaaaaaaaaacaataccaaACAAAccaatgaaagaaaaagaagtcAAGAACTTGTTATTTTCCAATGTACCCAATTAGAGCAGCCATGTCGACACGGATGgaaatccaacaaaaaaaaaatccttacgaGACACTTGTGGCATGTGCATCTGCGTTTACGTGCACCCACGGAATGTTTTCCAAGAACTGACAAAGGCCTCATTCATTTTTGCCTGGGATCCAGCCCTCCCCGCAATCCAAACATGTCCCGCCCGATGCAGCATGTTTACCAGCGTGTGGTCCAAACCAATTATGTCCCCAAACCTTGATTTTGTGCCCACTGCAGACAATTTGATCCCAAGATGTTGTTTGTTGAGATTTTTGTCTTCTACTTATTCCCCCCATAGTGGAGGAAGCCAGCGGCGGCTTGGGAAGACAAACCACGCTTGAACGAGAGGCATTTGATGCCAGAAACATATTAAAGGTTAGACTCTCACAGGAATGTGCCATCCTCATAAATTTCATTCGGAATCGGTTACAAGTTGGCTATGTTTGTATCcgatatttgatttattttggaaCAAAGTAAACAAGGTTTGTCACGTGATATTTCATCTAAAGCTCGCCTTTCAAGCTCTCTggtgttgtttttaattgcagAGCTTTGGAGCTTATAATTTTGGAGAACTGGAACTGAACACGGTGTCGCTCTCTCAGCGGTATTCGGCTGATTCCACGGGTTACTACACCTCTGCAGGAAGTGTTAGCTTCTCCTGAGGTAACTGCCCGTGTGGACTCTTCCAAGATtgacagttttttattttacatgctGGATAGTCGTATAcaaactaaataaattaaattagtgTACTGATGCAGGGTTGTCAAACCGACGGGGTCAAAATACAAAAGGCGTGCCTAGATCAACATCCATTCCTTGGCAgaacaaatgaataataacCCCGCCATTTGTGAGGTCGAGGCGACCCGATATGAACTATTTTGACCGCCGCCTTCCCTCCACCTGACGTGCCACTTGGAAAGGCCGCGTGACCCAGTTAGCGTCCCAACTTTAGCGTACAGCTGTCAGGGATGAGTATTTTCATTAACGCCCAAGCAGAAAATCTCAATGCAGTGTAAAAGCACGTGTCGTCTGCACCCACAACGGATGCTCTGTTAAACGAAATAATTCAAAGTAATAATCTGGGGGAAAATGTAGATTTTAAATCATTAGTACCCAGGGCCAGACgtgaatgataaaaaaaatctggatccGGCACGTGGCATCGTTGTCAGGGTGTTTGATTTTGACTCACGTGTCCAAGTCCCGTTTACTATTTTGACGTCAATGGCCGTACGCCAGCCCTGCGGCTTCTTCGGAACGTGATACCAGACCTCCTTGCCAGACGCCTCCAATACTGGTCATCTTAAACAGAGTTGGCTTGGAGACAAGTAGGCTGCTAGATTGCGTTCATAGTTGTATAGTTGCATCTTGCAAATTCTGACTTATCTAAAGAATAtcttaagcaaaaaagccttctatacatggtcattttttaacgaaaataaagccttaccataccaTACTCATTTTTGTAAGaagaaaagtcttactatacatagtcattttataaaaaaaaaaaaacttacagatcttgttttaaagaaaaaaggcttactatacatggttatttttataCAGATGCCCCTTGCTTTAGCTCAAGTAGTAAGTGCTTGCTTACCATATGAAACATAGTAGGGTCAAATCCCACATCCTCCAAGTTCTgacttttctaaaaaaaaagtctgaagcacaaaagccttactatatatggtc
It contains:
- the ascc1 gene encoding activating signal cointegrator 1 complex subunit 1 yields the protein MDVLRPPLININGRIYRKNFIREEQYEAEEEDFSYMEPPESEELEAETSDTHFFEKIDNGFRCAIDVPAFVYKYIIGKKGETRKRLESETKTTINIPKHGVEGQIVVTGTHKSAVSSAITRIELLVDNFRKKQPFTHFLSFPLNDPKIQEGFLRFKDEVLEQHSQDHGLDESIFQNPAKLHMTIGTLTLLSASEVRKAREHLQDCQNFIRNITGGKPLPLQVAGIEYMNDDPAMVDVLYAKVNTKDGSDKLQVIADRLVEYFVVAEQMTREWDRVKLHGTVINTLFRKGAPVEEASGGLGRQTTLEREAFDARNILKSFGAYNFGELELNTVSLSQRYSADSTGYYTSAGSVSFS